TCTAGTACCaacgtgcctcagtttctcccactGCATACTGTCACTGTGGGCATAGAAGGACTTGGGTGATAGGAAGGGGCTGTGGGCTTAGGGGGAGCCCAGGCTGGTCGTGCGTCCTGAGGGGACAGGGCACTTCCCCAGAAGGGAAAGGGAGCAGGCGGGAGACTGTTCTCAGAGTGATAGGTGTTTGGTTCTGAGTTTTCCTCTGGAGGTGGATTTGCACATCCTATCCCCATTTCCCAGGTGGGGGAAAGAAGAGAGGTTTCTGGGGCCCAGGATTGGCTGCAGAGACAATTAAGCAGTCGGAGAGGGCAGGTTCACGTGGATCTGGGCGACCCCGTAAGGGAAAAGCAGCTGTGCCACTTAGGAGTTCCAAGCTCCACACCAGCCTTTCTGGGCCAGATAGTCTTTCTCCCCCTTCTGAATGCTCCTCCCACTAAGGCAGTGACGCCCCGTCGGGTTGAAAGGAAGCCGCGGCTCCCGGATCAAAAGATTTCTCGGGATCGCTCTATACCCGCCCCCCTTCTTCCCGAGGTAGGCCACCGAGGAGTGCGGTTTGACGGGGTCCAGCCCCCTCCTGCCAAGAAGCACTAAGCATGCGCGAAAGGGGGCGGGTCCCAGCGCTCAGAGGGCAAAAGGAGTGCGCCCCTCCCCCTCTGAGGAGGGGAGGGGCAAGGGAGGAGCGCGCGGTGCCGCCCAGCAGCTGGGCCCCCCTAAACACTAGGCGGGCAAGACAGAGGCGGAGGGATGGGGGAGCCAGGGCAGGGGCGTGCCCTCCGGCCACGAGGAGGGGCGTGTGCAAGGCGGGGGAGGGGTACAGGtctggaggagagaatgggaggtGGATGGGGGCGGGGGATTGGCTGCTGGTGGCTGTGCGGGAGGGGATAGGacggggaggggctgggagggcagggaaaGGGTGGGGGTTGGGCTGCCTTGGGGTGTGTCTGCGGGGGAGGGGCATGTCTGGATTTGAGGGGGGATGGGCACGTCCACGAGGGGGGAGGCTGCGCGGGAGATGGGGTGCCAGCCTCGGCCTCCGAGGGGCCCCAATACCTGATTCCTGTATGTAAACAGCTGGTTTGGGGGCGTGCGCGCCCCGCTGACGGTGGGCTCAGTAGGTGAAAACCAGGTCGGCAATGCTAGACGGGCGCCAGTCCCCCGCGATCATCTCGGTAACCTCGGGGGTGCAGTAGTCCGGGAACTCGAAGTGCGACGTGCCCGAGGGGGGCGGCAGGTCCGGATCGCGGTCCAGGGCGCTGCAGTCCAGGCCGGCGGGACCAGTGGGCAGTCTGGACAGAAAGCCCAGCGACTCCTCCCCCGACGCCACGGTCTCTTCTTCGCCTTCCTCCGCCGCTGccgtctcctcctcctcttcctccggCTCCTCATCCTCCGACGGAGTCGGGGAGGCGGCGGTTACAGCGGCCCCCTCGCCCGACGGCCCTTGGGCACGCTCCGCTGGTCCCCGGGCGGCCCGCCCCGCCGGGACCATCCTCCACAGCTCCCGCCCGGGGGTCTCAACCAGGCGCACTTCCAGCAGCTCCTCATCGTCGTCCTCGTCGTCGTCCTCGGGCGCCGCCGCGCCGCCCCCCAAAGGCCCTCCCGCAGCTCGGCGGCCCCCGCGGCCAGGCAGCTGCGGCCCGGGTTTGAGCCGGCTGCCACCACCGCCACTGCCACTGCCGGGGGGGCGGGGCCGCGCCTTGGCGGGCGCCCCCTTGCTCTTTTTGCGCGGCCGGTACTTGTAGTCCGGGTAATCCGCCATGTGCTTGAGGCGCAGCCGCTCTGCCTCCCGCACGAACGGGATCTTCTCCGAGTCCTGCAGCAGCTGCCAGCGGCGGCCCAGGCGCTTGGAGATCTCGGCGTTGTGCATGTCGGGCCACTGGTCCATGATCTTCCGCCGCTCGTGCTGTGACCACACCATGAAAGCGTTCATCGGTCTCTTAATGTGGCCGCTCGGGGTCTTGCACCAGCCGGGCTCACGCGCCCCCTCCTCGGCGGGCCCGGGTCCCGGGGGCGGCGGCCCGCTGTCCCGCTTGGCCCTCGCGCCCCGCTGCTGCACCATCGCGCCTGGGCCCGGGGCCGCTAGACGCCGCCGGGGGCCGTCCGCATCCTCCgcggttgggggtgggggaggaggcagcAAAGACGGAGGGGCGGCCCCGCCCCGCAGCTCGGCCCGGCCCCCGCGAACTGGGGAGCGAGGAGCTGGGAGCTCGGGCCCAATGGACGTCGGGGGAGAAGGTCAGCGGCGCGGTCTCAGGCAGGCTCGGCGCGCCCCCGCCGCCTTCGGCAAGTTGCGCGCTGCTGCACGCCGCACATTGTTTTGCGGGGGCGGAGGAATCGTACACCCGGGCCCCCGGCGGGCTCTTTGCAGGCTCCTGCTCCGCCGCGGCCCGCGCGCGCCGCTCCCCGCCCCGCCGCCTTCCAGTGTCTTTCTCCCCGCGCGGCCCCGCTGGCGCGCGCGCCACCCCTCCCCCTCGCCGTCTGCGGGCCGCTGCGGCGCGCGCGGGGCCGCCCCGTGTAAACACCGAGGTGCCGGCTTGGGCTGCGGCCGGGCCACGCCTCGCGCTCGGGCGTCGCGTCACCCGTTGCTGGGCAGAGAACATGGTATTTGCATCTCCCAATCGCCGGCTGCTGGAGCGGGGCGGGGCTCGGGCTGCGGGGCTGGGCGGTCTCGAGGCCGGGATTGAGGGTGTCGGATGAGGTCGGTTTCTTTTCTTAGGCTGGGAACTGGAGGCGGGTTGGGGGAACGCCGAGCGTGCTTCCCATCTGGCTCCAAAACCTTGTCCCCGCCCCGCGTTGCCTTTGAAATTTTAGCTTATTCAGTGACACCTGCCGCCAGGTAGGACCTCCTCCCCTTCCTCTTTCGGGGGCATCTTTTTAGACTGTCTTaaaacagtgtaggaggactCAGGCTCAGGGAAAGCTCATTAAGGGACAGACTCTTCGAGTCATAGATGTAGTCCCTGCCTAGCACACAACAGTGCAACCACACAGAGGATTAACAAATGCTTTTACACCCAATCAGCGAATCCCTTTCATATTCTTTTATCTCGTTTGGGGCGCCACAAGAGTCCTGAGAAAAAAGGGCATCTGACGCCCACCTTCCAGATAGGAAACACCGAGGGAATGCAGACTAGGGCTCGAATCTTAGGCTCGCGGTCCTAGCTCACTCTCACCTGCTCGGCTCAGGAAGGGGCCGGGGCACCTGGCCTACCAGCCGAGGGTCCTGGGCAGAGCTGACTTTCCGCTTTTCAGTCGCTTGCAAGGCTCGAGGATATAGGGTTGCCCCATTCCCGAGTCCCGCCCTACACGGCTGCAAGCCTAGTGCGGGACCCAGGCGCGACGCCTCTCAGGTCGGGAGAAGCGTGCGCGGGCACGGGGGCGGAGCCACCCCGAGGGGCGTGTCCGCGACTCATGCTCCTGGCGCGTGGCGGGGAGGGGCTGCGCGCTCCCCGATCACCACGTGTGGGCCCGGTTGGGCACCGTCGGGTG
This sequence is a window from Manis pentadactyla isolate mManPen7 chromosome 5, mManPen7.hap1, whole genome shotgun sequence. Protein-coding genes within it:
- the SOX12 gene encoding transcription factor SOX-12: MVQQRGARAKRDSGPPPPGPGPAEEGAREPGWCKTPSGHIKRPMNAFMVWSQHERRKIMDQWPDMHNAEISKRLGRRWQLLQDSEKIPFVREAERLRLKHMADYPDYKYRPRKKSKGAPAKARPRPPGSGSGGGGSRLKPGPQLPGRGGRRAAGGPLGGGAAAPEDDDEDDDEELLEVRLVETPGRELWRMVPAGRAARGPAERAQGPSGEGAAVTAASPTPSEDEEPEEEEEETAAAEEGEEETVASGEESLGFLSRLPTGPAGLDCSALDRDPDLPPPSGTSHFEFPDYCTPEVTEMIAGDWRPSSIADLVFTY